One segment of Dolichospermum sp. DET69 DNA contains the following:
- a CDS encoding DUF1257 domain-containing protein, whose amino-acid sequence MSHLTHIRTTIKNAEVLESVLRKMIEDGLENILVSATLEKNVTTHCFENYKTIDFVIHRPQAKSRWNDSSDFGFVKLEDEFKFLNYAGANHHAEKFMRTLTFNYARENALNSLAANGFNIESISEENGEIKIIAGKWS is encoded by the coding sequence ATGTCACACTTAACCCACATCAGAACTACAATCAAAAACGCTGAAGTTTTAGAATCTGTGCTTAGAAAAATGATTGAGGATGGACTCGAAAATATTCTTGTTAGCGCAACACTAGAGAAAAACGTTACTACTCACTGCTTCGAGAATTACAAAACAATTGATTTTGTTATTCATAGACCACAAGCTAAGTCTCGCTGGAATGATTCCAGTGATTTCGGATTTGTGAAATTAGAAGATGAATTCAAGTTTCTCAATTACGCTGGAGCTAATCATCATGCTGAAAAATTTATGAGAACTTTAACCTTTAACTATGCCCGTGAAAATGCCTTAAATTCTCTAGCTGCTAATGGCTTTAATATTGAATCCATCTCTGAAGAAAATGGAGAAATTAAGATAATTGCTGGGAAGTGGAGCTAA
- a CDS encoding AAA family ATPase — protein sequence MSEKSGTYKVTETEKSELELMLSARFPLIYVVTPEEEIAEQELIVLCQSRKSQIYFWDYARGWSEDGQGKGNPMDALGRVAKSSANQSTIFVLKDVASLIAPTGNGQITPAQLPLIREIKNLARDISRDKRTLVLLTHELRLPVELREESTVIDFALPDTDEIYDLISKLVGSKIKLDDSGYEQLVKACQGLSRCRISRVLAKCLAKSGKINESAIAAVIEEKRQTIRETGILEFIPVQAGLDSVGGLENLKQWVRIRANSFSNAAREYGLPSPKGVLLAGIQGTGKSLSAKTIAAEWKLPLLRLDVGRLFGSIVGESENRVRQVIRLAEAISPCCLMLDEIDKAFGNINAGSDGDSGTSRRVFGTLLTWMQEKTSPVFIIATANNVELLPAELIRKGRLDEIFFVHLPSKTERLQIFRVHLNRLRPNRTDFDFELLAIRAKDFSGAEIEQVIYEGMQNAFSRNEEFTQGDLLDSIGSCIPLAQISQTQIQSLTKWAEYSGAKSASLKVSEINFVLPPLEVDNYLE from the coding sequence ATGTCTGAAAAATCAGGGACATACAAAGTTACTGAAACCGAAAAATCAGAACTTGAATTAATGTTATCGGCTAGGTTTCCTTTGATTTATGTAGTAACTCCAGAAGAAGAAATAGCAGAACAAGAATTAATTGTGTTATGCCAATCACGAAAATCACAAATCTATTTCTGGGATTACGCGCGTGGCTGGAGTGAAGATGGGCAGGGTAAAGGGAATCCTATGGATGCTTTGGGAAGGGTAGCAAAATCATCTGCTAATCAATCAACGATATTTGTTCTCAAAGATGTGGCCAGTTTGATAGCCCCCACAGGTAACGGTCAAATTACCCCTGCACAGTTACCGTTAATTCGAGAAATCAAAAATTTGGCCAGGGATATTTCACGGGACAAGCGTACACTCGTACTACTAACTCATGAATTGAGATTGCCTGTAGAATTACGGGAAGAAAGCACCGTTATTGATTTTGCACTTCCAGATACCGATGAAATTTATGATTTAATCTCTAAGTTGGTTGGGAGCAAGATTAAGTTAGACGATTCTGGTTATGAGCAGTTAGTGAAGGCTTGCCAGGGGTTGAGTCGTTGCCGAATTAGTCGAGTGTTGGCAAAATGTTTAGCCAAATCAGGCAAAATTAATGAGAGTGCGATCGCTGCTGTAATCGAGGAAAAGCGGCAAACTATCAGAGAAACTGGGATTTTAGAGTTTATCCCTGTACAAGCTGGTTTAGATTCGGTTGGGGGGCTGGAAAATCTCAAGCAATGGGTGAGAATCAGAGCAAATAGTTTCAGCAATGCGGCGCGTGAGTACGGTTTACCCAGTCCCAAGGGGGTTTTACTTGCGGGGATTCAAGGGACTGGGAAAAGTTTGTCAGCTAAAACCATTGCTGCTGAGTGGAAATTACCGTTACTCAGATTGGACGTTGGAAGGCTATTTGGTAGCATTGTTGGAGAAAGTGAAAACCGGGTAAGACAGGTAATTAGACTAGCTGAGGCTATATCTCCTTGTTGTCTCATGCTGGATGAAATTGATAAGGCATTTGGCAATATCAATGCTGGAAGTGACGGTGATTCTGGTACATCTAGGCGCGTGTTCGGCACATTGCTTACTTGGATGCAGGAAAAAACCAGCCCAGTATTTATTATTGCCACTGCTAATAATGTTGAATTGCTTCCTGCTGAATTAATTCGTAAAGGCAGACTTGATGAAATATTTTTTGTACATCTGCCTAGTAAAACAGAGCGTTTACAAATCTTCCGAGTCCATCTAAACCGTCTGCGTCCTAATCGCACTGATTTTGATTTTGAACTATTAGCGATTCGGGCAAAAGATTTTTCTGGGGCTGAAATTGAACAAGTGATTTATGAAGGGATGCAAAATGCTTTCAGTCGCAATGAAGAATTTACTCAAGGTGATTTGTTGGATTCTATTGGTAGTTGTATACCATTAGCTCAAATCTCCCAAACTCAAATTCAATCCTTAACTAAATGGGCAGAATATAGCGGTGCTAAAAGTGCCAGTTTAAAAGTGAGTGAAATTAATTTTGTGCTACCGCCTTTAGAGGTTGATAATTATTTGGAATAA
- a CDS encoding HU family DNA-binding protein: MNAQLIEYIQTSTGLQKNTVESVLSAFVKYIQISLTQKFSVNLLKFGTFSVRFLDEREGRNPKTGENITISAKWKPRFKFSADFVVNPDPVAEFEAKEPKIWQIQIDGIAVEVPEFKLHSYSVTKNTPVWSEETGWELAKNIPELEYLF, encoded by the coding sequence ATGAACGCTCAATTAATTGAATATATTCAAACATCAACTGGACTACAAAAAAACACAGTTGAATCCGTTCTCAGTGCTTTTGTCAAATACATTCAAATAAGTCTAACTCAGAAATTTTCTGTTAACTTATTAAAGTTTGGGACTTTCTCAGTCCGATTTCTTGATGAAAGAGAAGGACGTAACCCTAAAACTGGTGAGAACATAACAATTTCTGCTAAGTGGAAACCTAGATTTAAGTTTTCTGCCGATTTTGTTGTCAATCCAGATCCCGTTGCTGAGTTTGAAGCTAAAGAGCCTAAAATTTGGCAAATTCAAATAGATGGTATAGCTGTTGAAGTCCCAGAGTTTAAACTTCATTCTTATTCTGTTACTAAAAATACTCCAGTCTGGAGTGAAGAAACAGGTTGGGAATTAGCGAAAAATATTCCAGAACTTGAATATTTATTTTAG
- a CDS encoding DUF2997 domain-containing protein — translation MQYQQIEITIGKDGIITERIINGDGETCINLTAGLEKSLGNIESQELLPDSLRGEAIYQNPEIYVKQDDNLWLNK, via the coding sequence ATGCAATACCAACAAATTGAAATTACCATCGGTAAAGACGGAATTATCACAGAGCGAATAATTAATGGTGATGGTGAAACTTGCATTAATTTAACCGCAGGTTTAGAAAAATCTCTAGGCAATATTGAATCTCAGGAATTATTACCTGATAGCTTGCGTGGTGAAGCCATATATCAAAACCCAGAAATTTATGTTAAACAAGACGATAATTTATGGCTAAACAAGTAG